One part of the Etheostoma spectabile isolate EspeVRDwgs_2016 unplaced genomic scaffold, UIUC_Espe_1.0 scaffold00000589, whole genome shotgun sequence genome encodes these proteins:
- the LOC116674519 gene encoding protein mono-ADP-ribosyltransferase PARP12-like, translated as ARGGKVSDIDCPTLEQRFLDNDTDVVEFTAGSQSYSLSFPDMIQTNKQYGTKRLVKRRPLFVSATDVKTKKVRRPLGIQSLAAVPGHWDKTQIPQTGYKRVPLQRSSDEFKEIESLFCKTMRGFDIVQIERIQNKALWEVFQWYVVTLPGMQNTPTATPVTLMSNPCSSHGCWWEITPEGPPTTSDLLPRTAET; from the exons GCTCGTGGAGGCAAAGTATCAGACATAGACTGTCCTACACTGGAGCAAAGGTTTCTGGACAATGACACAGATGTGGTGGAGTTCACCGCTGGTTCCCAGTCCTACTCACTCAGTTTCCCAG acATGATACAGACAAACAAGCAGTACGGCACCAAGAGGCTCGTGAAAAGACGTCCGCTGTTTGTCTCTGCAACTGatgtcaaaacaaagaaagtgag AAGGCCTCTTGGTATACAAAGTTTGGCCGCTGTACCCGGCCACTGGGACAAGACGCAGATTCCTCAAACAGGATACAAG CGAGTCCCCCTGCAGCGCTCCTCGGATGAATTTAAGGAGATTGAAAGTCTTTTCTGTAAAACCATGCGAGGCTTTGACATTGTCCAAATTGAGAGGATTCAGAACAAAGCTCTTTGGGAAGTCTTTCAGTGGTAC GTAGTTACTTTGCCCGGGATGCAAAATACTCCCACAGCTACACCGGTGACTCTGATGTCAAATCCTTGTTCATCTCACGGGTGCTGGTGGGAGATTACACCAGAGGGTCCTCCAACTACGTCCGACCTCCTTCCAAGGACGGCGGAGACATAA